From a region of the Lactuca sativa cultivar Salinas chromosome 4, Lsat_Salinas_v11, whole genome shotgun sequence genome:
- the LOC111915251 gene encoding uncharacterized protein LOC111915251 gives MSTHTEKTSSTIKIKNTIHIVLDFNQMIYDIWHELFKIHYIGYGVAEHLSPPVTPSSTSTEKAPENIIPIIETPRWKCNKSVVKSWIYSTLVVPLLHFIFRKQSATYEVWETIEILFYDNKNNKVVQIDNELCNITIGNSSMVDYCNWVKSLDDFLDDMDAKVLIINIFSYMLNGLSLKYCHIATIIWHQ, from the coding sequence ATGTCTACTCATACAGAGAAAACTTCTTCTACAATAAAGATTAAGAATACAATTCATATTGTCCTAGATTTCAATCAAATGATCTATGATATCTGGCATGAATTGTTTAAGATTCATTACATTGGTTATGGAGTGGCTGAACATCTTTCACCTCCGGTTACACCTTCATCTACTTCTACCGAGAAAGCTCCTGAAAACATTATTCCAATCATAGAAACTCCTAGATGGAAATGCAATAAATCTGTAGTCAAATCATGGATTTACAGTACTCTAGTTGTTCCTCTCCTTCATTTCATCTTCAGAAAACAAAGTGCAACATATGAAGTTTGGGAGACAATTGAAATTTTGTTCTATGATAATAAAAACAACAAGGTGGTCCAAATTGACAACGAGCTCTGTAATATCACCATTGGCAATTCTTCTATGGTTGATTATTGCAACTGGGTCAAATCTCTAGACGATTTTCTTGATGACATGGATGCAAAAGTTCTAATAATCAATATCTTCTCCTACATGTTGAATGGCTTATCCCTAAAATACTGTCACATTGCTACCATTATTTGGCATCAATGA